A DNA window from Pseudodesulfovibrio thermohalotolerans contains the following coding sequences:
- a CDS encoding sigma-54-dependent transcriptional regulator, whose product MNQIRVLVVDDEPDFLKLIQRRLTKRNVHVDTVTNGEAALAFLKDNPVDVIILDVRMPGLSGIDTLKEIRKRFRDTEVIMLTGHGSLQSGIEGISLGAYDYILKPFSIDNLLGRIRAAHEHAKLRIERRSHQ is encoded by the coding sequence ATGAACCAGATTCGCGTACTCGTGGTGGACGACGAACCAGACTTCCTGAAGCTCATTCAGCGAAGACTGACCAAGCGCAACGTGCATGTGGACACCGTAACCAACGGCGAGGCGGCCCTGGCCTTTCTCAAGGACAATCCGGTTGACGTGATAATCCTCGACGTGCGGATGCCCGGGCTGTCCGGCATCGACACGCTCAAGGAAATCCGCAAGCGGTTCCGCGACACCGAGGTCATCATGCTCACCGGACACGGCTCCCTGCAATCGGGCATCGAGGGCATCAGCCTCGGCGCATACGACTACATCCTCAAGCCGTTCTCGATCGACAACCTCCTCGGACGCATCCGCGCGGCCCATGAACACGCCAAGCTGCGCATTGAACGCAGGAGTCATCAATGA
- a CDS encoding sensor histidine kinase, which produces MSLTNARKVVMLGRFAYPASCLAVGGAAWFHGHTGYTIALAIALLITGGMWILLWVSTRWLNQAEAERTEMGDQLIQSQRILALGELSTGIAHEINNPLNIILQEAELMRYNLSAPASREALDEVRTSLDVIYAQVSRCSDITHKLLDLARKRKPVSQPADINQLVEDMLELVERETVPRKIEIHRRMATTLPMVTSDPPLLRQVFLNLLINAVQAVDRDGDIFITTYRDGNLACSEIRDNGPGISEENRKRIFNPFFTTKAPGKGTGLGLSVSLRIINELGGDILVSSPPDGGAAFTVRIPITR; this is translated from the coding sequence ATGAGCCTGACCAACGCCAGAAAGGTCGTCATGCTCGGCCGATTCGCCTATCCGGCGTCCTGCCTGGCCGTTGGCGGGGCCGCATGGTTTCACGGGCACACAGGGTACACCATAGCCCTGGCCATCGCCCTGCTCATAACCGGCGGCATGTGGATACTGCTCTGGGTCTCGACGCGCTGGCTGAACCAGGCCGAGGCCGAACGGACCGAGATGGGGGACCAGCTCATCCAGTCCCAGCGGATTCTGGCCCTGGGCGAACTGTCCACCGGCATCGCCCACGAGATCAACAATCCCCTGAACATCATCCTCCAGGAGGCCGAGCTCATGCGCTACAACCTCTCAGCGCCCGCATCCCGCGAAGCGCTGGACGAGGTCCGCACCAGCCTGGACGTCATCTACGCCCAGGTCTCCCGCTGCTCGGACATCACCCACAAGCTCCTGGACCTGGCCCGCAAGCGCAAGCCAGTCTCGCAACCGGCGGACATAAACCAGTTGGTCGAGGACATGCTCGAACTGGTGGAACGCGAGACCGTCCCGCGAAAAATCGAGATTCACCGCCGAATGGCCACAACCCTTCCCATGGTGACTTCGGACCCGCCCCTGCTGCGCCAGGTCTTCCTGAATCTGCTCATCAACGCGGTGCAGGCCGTGGACCGGGATGGCGACATCTTCATCACCACATACCGTGACGGGAATCTGGCCTGCTCGGAAATACGAGACAACGGGCCAGGCATTTCCGAAGAGAACCGGAAACGCATCTTCAACCCGTTCTTCACCACCAAGGCTCCGGGCAAGGGCACCGGGCTGGGCCTGTCGGTCAGCCTGCGAATCATCAATGAACTGGGCGGGGACATCCTGGTGTCTTCCCCGCCGGATGGGGGAGCGGCGTTCACCGTGCGCATTCCCATAACGCGATAA
- a CDS encoding TRAP transporter small permease: MQTQKTTPFVDLAGAVERVAFRLNHILERVCALLVAAMIGVVWFGILERYALAMGATWTEEMARYLMIWAALLAVPCCAYRREHIGLDLVFSRLPLNWQLPARMVLDLLGLAFFLFLAWYGVTMAGQGAHQFATIFGITMLVPFTSVPVAAGLTAFQIVAVMIRDAARIDPLFTRKEAS; the protein is encoded by the coding sequence ATGCAAACACAAAAAACAACTCCATTCGTCGACCTGGCAGGCGCCGTTGAACGTGTCGCCTTCAGACTGAACCATATCCTGGAACGGGTTTGCGCCCTCCTGGTAGCCGCCATGATCGGCGTGGTCTGGTTCGGGATTCTCGAACGCTACGCCCTGGCCATGGGAGCCACCTGGACCGAGGAAATGGCCCGTTATCTCATGATCTGGGCCGCGCTCCTGGCCGTGCCCTGCTGCGCCTACCGGCGTGAGCACATCGGCCTGGATCTGGTCTTCTCACGCCTCCCGCTGAACTGGCAGCTCCCGGCGCGCATGGTCCTCGACCTGCTCGGCCTGGCCTTCTTCCTGTTCCTCGCGTGGTACGGCGTGACCATGGCCGGACAGGGTGCGCACCAGTTCGCCACCATTTTCGGCATAACCATGCTTGTGCCCTTCACCTCCGTGCCGGTCGCCGCAGGCCTCACGGCCTTCCAGATCGTCGCGGTCATGATCCGCGACGCCGCCCGGATCGATCCCCTCTTCACCAGAAAGGAGGCTTCCTAA
- a CDS encoding response regulator gives MKKIRLLLVDDETDFLNAYARRFVRRNVEITPATSGQEAIDKIRENEFDVVILDVMMPGMNGLETLRRIKAIEPDLPVIILTGHADSRALIEGMDMGAFDFLLKPVGTDELYFKVLDAVRARHRGQP, from the coding sequence ATGAAAAAAATACGCCTGCTTCTGGTCGACGACGAAACGGACTTCCTGAACGCCTACGCGCGCCGCTTCGTGCGTCGAAACGTCGAGATAACCCCGGCCACCAGCGGCCAGGAGGCCATCGACAAGATCCGTGAGAACGAATTCGACGTGGTCATCCTCGACGTCATGATGCCCGGAATGAACGGGCTTGAGACCTTGCGGCGAATCAAGGCCATCGAACCGGATTTGCCGGTAATCATCCTGACCGGACACGCCGATTCCCGCGCGCTCATCGAGGGCATGGACATGGGCGCATTCGACTTCCTGCTCAAGCCGGTAGGGACCGACGAGCTCTATTTCAAGGTGCTGGACGCCGTTCGCGCCCGCCATCGCGGCCAACCGTAG
- a CDS encoding sigma 54-interacting transcriptional regulator — protein sequence MELNTEYVPETLWDISGAASKYAAVISRVLRVDVEIVDGSLYRVAGTGRFAGLVGKQMSSASGVYRQVLKTGRPLVIQEPGFSEFCAGCPNWRCCDETFEMSTPIIYKEAVVGVIGFVCFTEEQKDHIKDNFEVFFDFLTQMADILASKVVESMELARSRALGELLETVVDKVDEGVLLLSRDGRIVRSNRAAQQILDFPVEEQESIAVNLSRGENRLLQYSEYTVSLLGRSHYVAGNEYSLQHGESSSMFMFRDAQLMHDNALRLASSHERLGLDAILGTSEVIATLKEQVSRFADSSSTVLVTGESGTGKELVARALNEEGGRREGPFVAINCGAIPETLLESELFGYVGGAFTGANPKGKMGRFEQANGGTLFLDEIGDMPLHLQAKLLRALEQREVTRLGSTRPTSIDARVVSATNRNLEEMVHSGTFREDLFYRLNVIPIHIPPLRERPRDIHLLSKVFLEQSMARLDKEILTIKESFWTTVSEYHWPGNVRELQNTIEYVANVVDSPAVITRETLPIKVRSGGHESEYADYNLENMERTVIQQALKAFGDDDSTKAAKERVARKLGIGIATLYRKIKKYGLE from the coding sequence GTGGAATTGAATACGGAATATGTTCCCGAAACCCTGTGGGACATCAGCGGGGCCGCGTCCAAGTATGCGGCGGTTATTTCCCGGGTGCTCCGGGTGGATGTGGAGATAGTGGACGGCAGCCTCTACCGCGTGGCGGGGACAGGCCGGTTCGCCGGACTTGTGGGCAAGCAGATGTCCTCGGCCAGCGGAGTGTACCGTCAGGTCCTCAAGACCGGACGGCCGTTGGTCATCCAAGAGCCGGGCTTTTCCGAGTTCTGCGCCGGATGCCCGAACTGGCGGTGCTGCGACGAGACCTTCGAGATGAGCACGCCCATCATATATAAAGAGGCTGTGGTCGGGGTCATCGGATTCGTCTGCTTCACCGAGGAGCAGAAGGACCATATCAAGGACAATTTCGAAGTCTTTTTCGACTTTCTGACCCAGATGGCCGACATTCTCGCCTCCAAGGTGGTCGAATCCATGGAATTGGCCCGGAGCAGGGCGTTGGGAGAGCTGCTTGAAACCGTTGTGGACAAGGTGGATGAGGGCGTGCTGCTGCTCTCACGGGACGGGCGCATCGTCCGTTCCAACCGCGCCGCCCAGCAAATTCTCGATTTCCCGGTGGAAGAGCAGGAGTCCATCGCCGTGAACCTGTCGCGCGGCGAAAACCGGCTTTTACAATATTCGGAATATACGGTTAGCCTTCTGGGCCGTTCGCATTATGTGGCCGGGAACGAATACAGCCTTCAGCACGGTGAAAGCTCAAGCATGTTCATGTTCCGCGATGCCCAGCTCATGCATGACAACGCCCTCCGTCTGGCTTCCTCTCATGAACGGCTTGGCCTTGACGCCATCCTCGGGACTTCGGAGGTCATCGCCACCCTCAAGGAGCAGGTGTCCAGATTCGCGGATTCGAGTTCAACCGTGCTGGTCACCGGCGAGTCGGGCACAGGCAAGGAACTCGTGGCCCGCGCCCTCAACGAGGAGGGCGGTCGCCGCGAGGGGCCTTTTGTCGCCATAAACTGCGGAGCCATCCCCGAAACCCTGCTCGAAAGCGAGCTGTTCGGCTATGTGGGCGGCGCCTTTACCGGGGCCAACCCCAAGGGCAAGATGGGCCGTTTCGAACAGGCCAACGGCGGCACCCTGTTTCTCGACGAGATCGGCGACATGCCGCTGCATCTCCAGGCCAAGCTCCTGCGCGCGCTGGAACAGCGCGAGGTCACCCGCCTGGGCTCGACCCGGCCCACGTCCATTGATGCGCGCGTGGTCTCGGCCACCAACCGCAATCTTGAGGAGATGGTTCACAGCGGCACTTTCCGCGAAGATCTGTTTTACCGCCTCAACGTCATCCCCATCCATATCCCGCCCCTGCGCGAGAGGCCGCGCGACATTCACCTGTTGTCCAAGGTGTTTCTCGAACAGAGCATGGCGCGGTTGGACAAGGAGATTCTGACCATCAAGGAGAGCTTCTGGACCACGGTGAGCGAGTATCACTGGCCGGGAAACGTGCGCGAACTGCAAAATACCATCGAGTACGTGGCCAACGTCGTGGACTCGCCCGCCGTCATCACCCGCGAGACACTGCCAATCAAGGTCCGCTCGGGCGGGCACGAGTCCGAGTACGCCGACTACAACCTTGAAAACATGGAGCGTACCGTCATCCAGCAGGCGTTGAAGGCCTTTGGCGACGATGATTCCACCAAGGCAGCCAAGGAACGAGTCGCCCGCAAGCTCGGCATCGGCATCGCCACCCTCTATCGCAAGATCAAGAAGTACGGTTTGGAATAG
- a CDS encoding PEP/pyruvate-binding domain-containing protein: protein MKTALKTLFNFIHGNPKGERESVEKFLNKSEDFRLLLSANGKALELMSEMTDAAQSGHPSGITRVRAYSVMVASSVRQMIERLCRMAPGKYDGLRDVFNEIVQNMDRAFAGPDRGPLGPPVLRLRDVRASDLPETGSKVAMLGEIRAELGAVVPRGFAITASAFHLFMESTGLDDEINRLIQIHDSSSLEELNDLARSIRNAIDLAPMPSELEEAMSEQCARLGDIRFAVRSSALGEDSEQTGFAGQFISKLGVKPAQVSDAYRAVVSSMYSATAITYVRNRGLREDEMVMAVGCMEMVDAVAGGVIYTRPPVGGDENTLIVNAVPGLPCAVVDGSSLADSWTVDRETRKITGRDIAEKEVRFVMTSGGQVRKEKLYGGKQLEPAVPDHDIERLADLAMRIENHFGRPQDIEWARDREGLLIILQCRPLTMCDDAPQPPVEDEESRGLAILTGCIPASPGAASGCVVKVESDEDMFRFPDGAVLLARNARPQLSALLPRASALVAEFGSSVGHLANVAREYGIPALIGAPGAVERLSGVGVITVNGTNGTIYLGRRKRMIELEARPAAAARTSDVSLALRRVLKFITPLSLTDPESPDFRPEGCRSMHDITRFCHEKAVSEMFTQGNRPVSGARRLTGQQNMQYWLVDIGGGTAGSETEASDSRQSITVDAVRSRPMRALWYGMMTVPWEGPPPARMDGFMSVLTSSAQNPALAPGARNDMGERNYFIVGSRYCNLQSRFGFHFCTIEGFAGDDPNSNYALFQFKGGGASLDRRNLRARLVAEVLEKRGFIAEIRDDALFARLEGVSRQAVEQAMAVLGYLLMHTRQIDMSMADPAMVIRYRDKFEAEIEELLEGLSEELKEAGCAA, encoded by the coding sequence ATGAAGACCGCGCTCAAGACCCTGTTCAACTTCATCCACGGCAATCCCAAGGGAGAACGGGAATCTGTTGAGAAATTCCTCAACAAGTCAGAGGATTTCCGACTCCTGCTCTCGGCCAACGGCAAAGCTCTGGAGCTCATGTCCGAAATGACCGACGCCGCGCAGTCCGGCCACCCCTCCGGCATCACCCGGGTGCGGGCGTACAGCGTCATGGTCGCATCGAGCGTCCGCCAGATGATCGAGCGCCTGTGCCGCATGGCTCCAGGCAAATACGACGGACTGCGGGACGTCTTCAACGAAATCGTGCAGAACATGGACAGGGCGTTCGCCGGTCCGGACAGAGGCCCCCTCGGCCCGCCGGTGCTGCGTCTGCGCGACGTGCGCGCCTCGGACCTGCCCGAAACCGGCTCAAAGGTGGCCATGCTCGGCGAAATACGGGCCGAACTGGGCGCGGTGGTCCCGCGCGGTTTCGCCATCACGGCCTCGGCCTTCCACCTGTTCATGGAATCCACCGGCCTGGACGACGAGATCAACCGGCTCATCCAGATTCACGACAGTTCCTCACTGGAGGAGCTCAACGACCTGGCGCGAAGCATCCGCAACGCCATTGACCTGGCCCCCATGCCGTCCGAGCTGGAAGAGGCCATGAGCGAGCAATGCGCCAGACTCGGCGACATCCGCTTCGCCGTGCGCTCAAGCGCACTGGGCGAGGACTCGGAGCAGACCGGTTTCGCCGGACAATTCATTTCCAAGCTCGGGGTCAAGCCCGCGCAGGTGAGCGACGCCTACCGCGCGGTCGTCTCCAGCATGTACTCGGCAACGGCCATCACCTATGTCCGCAACCGAGGGTTGCGCGAAGACGAAATGGTCATGGCCGTCGGCTGCATGGAGATGGTCGACGCCGTTGCCGGCGGAGTGATCTACACCCGTCCCCCGGTGGGCGGCGATGAGAACACGCTGATCGTGAACGCGGTGCCCGGCCTGCCCTGCGCCGTGGTGGACGGCAGCTCCCTGGCCGACTCCTGGACCGTGGACCGCGAAACCCGCAAGATCACGGGCCGCGACATAGCCGAAAAGGAGGTCCGTTTCGTCATGACCTCCGGCGGCCAGGTCCGCAAGGAAAAGCTCTACGGCGGCAAGCAACTGGAACCGGCCGTCCCGGATCACGACATCGAACGGCTCGCCGACCTGGCCATGCGCATCGAGAACCACTTCGGCCGTCCGCAGGACATCGAGTGGGCCCGTGACCGCGAGGGACTGCTCATCATCCTGCAATGCCGTCCCCTGACCATGTGCGACGACGCGCCCCAGCCGCCGGTGGAGGACGAGGAAAGCCGCGGCCTGGCCATCCTGACCGGGTGCATCCCGGCCAGCCCCGGCGCGGCTTCGGGCTGCGTGGTCAAGGTGGAGTCCGACGAGGACATGTTCCGCTTCCCGGACGGCGCGGTCCTGTTGGCCCGCAACGCCCGCCCGCAACTGTCCGCCCTGCTGCCCCGCGCCTCCGCCCTGGTGGCCGAATTCGGCAGCTCCGTCGGACACCTGGCCAATGTGGCCAGGGAATACGGCATCCCCGCCCTCATCGGCGCGCCCGGAGCCGTCGAACGTCTTTCCGGCGTGGGCGTGATAACGGTCAACGGCACCAACGGGACCATCTACCTGGGGCGGCGCAAGCGAATGATCGAGCTGGAAGCCCGCCCGGCGGCCGCCGCGCGGACCTCGGATGTGAGCCTGGCACTGCGCCGGGTGCTCAAGTTCATCACCCCGCTCAGCCTGACCGACCCGGAATCCCCGGACTTCCGGCCCGAAGGGTGCCGTTCCATGCACGACATCACCCGATTCTGCCACGAAAAGGCCGTCAGCGAGATGTTCACTCAGGGTAACAGGCCCGTTTCCGGCGCGCGCAGGCTGACCGGCCAGCAGAATATGCAGTACTGGCTGGTGGACATCGGCGGCGGCACGGCGGGCAGCGAGACCGAAGCCTCGGACTCCCGCCAAAGCATCACTGTTGACGCCGTTCGGTCGCGCCCCATGCGCGCCCTGTGGTACGGCATGATGACCGTGCCCTGGGAAGGCCCGCCGCCCGCGCGCATGGACGGATTCATGTCCGTGCTGACCAGCTCGGCCCAAAACCCGGCACTGGCCCCCGGCGCGCGAAACGACATGGGCGAACGCAACTACTTCATCGTGGGCAGCCGCTACTGCAACCTGCAATCGCGGTTCGGCTTCCATTTCTGCACCATCGAGGGATTCGCGGGCGACGATCCCAACTCCAACTACGCCCTGTTCCAGTTCAAGGGAGGCGGGGCGAGCCTGGACCGCCGCAACCTGCGCGCGCGCCTGGTGGCCGAAGTGCTGGAAAAACGCGGCTTCATCGCCGAAATCCGTGACGACGCCCTGTTCGCGCGGCTCGAAGGCGTCAGCCGGCAGGCCGTGGAGCAGGCAATGGCCGTGCTCGGCTATCTGCTCATGCACACCCGGCAGATCGACATGTCCATGGCCGACCCGGCCATGGTCATCCGCTACCGCGACAAGTTCGAGGCGGAAATCGAGGAACTGCTGGAAGGACTGTCCGAGGAACTCAAGGAAGCGGGGTGCGCGGCATGA
- a CDS encoding sigma-54-dependent transcriptional regulator, translated as MTTHKAKILVVDDEERFRKSLCRLLRAEGYTVEPAENGHEALNKLATNQFDVVLLDMKMPGMSGAETFSEIQLQGFDVETVCLTGHTSITDAMKLLHNGVFDYLLKPASLPEIVETVQRAMERKLLRHGAIGMSELIGGSADK; from the coding sequence ATGACGACCCATAAGGCGAAAATCCTCGTAGTCGATGACGAGGAGCGTTTCCGGAAATCCCTGTGCCGCCTGCTGCGCGCCGAGGGCTACACCGTGGAGCCTGCGGAAAACGGGCACGAGGCCCTGAACAAGCTGGCCACGAACCAGTTCGACGTGGTATTGCTCGACATGAAAATGCCAGGCATGTCCGGCGCGGAGACCTTCAGCGAGATACAGCTTCAGGGATTCGACGTGGAGACCGTCTGCCTGACCGGACACACTTCCATCACCGACGCCATGAAGCTGCTCCACAACGGGGTCTTCGATTATCTGCTCAAGCCCGCTTCCCTGCCGGAAATCGTCGAGACCGTGCAGCGGGCCATGGAGCGCAAGCTTTTGCGGCACGGCGCGATCGGCATGTCGGAACTCATTGGCGGGTCGGCGGACAAGTAG
- a CDS encoding sensor histidine kinase translates to MISTSYSRLKWYLVLITLGLSVVPLFALGYVIHNEFRKTYEEKLTDNLRLMVSNRRNAISMFLNERVVQLQMLADIHSFAEMSNQAYLNKVFDAIHDTSSSFFDIGVIGQNGSHEAYCGPFDLMEVNYRDEPWFHQVMLKGLYISDVFMGFRNFPHFIIAVKRQEGGRTWILRATIDSEVFTSLVRNVRTGQMGDAYIINNKNVLQTPSRFGGRALTKVDLPIGDPGENVEIQSWRRDGVPVIAGFTRLPNTSWRLVIMENPEEELSPLLRTRSLIYALFGSCALMIFVGAYLTVSSVVSRLKASDRERAAMDAAVMQSSKMASLGKLAAGVAHEVNNPLSIIRESAGWIRDIINDGELGDGPAVDELQEAISDIDRHVERARTVTHRMLGFARRMEPLQEDVDLNMLANQTASFLENETRHRNILVETDLDPELPLITTDANQLQQVILNLLENAIDAIDQDGQITVVTRVDGDTVALDIADSGAGISRENMNKVFDPFFTTKPTGEGTGLGLSIVYSTLSKLGGTIRVNSDPGQGTTFTIRLPFTGPQFPGGKEEQ, encoded by the coding sequence ATGATCTCCACCTCCTACTCCCGTCTCAAGTGGTATCTGGTGCTCATCACCCTGGGCCTCTCCGTGGTGCCGCTTTTCGCGCTGGGCTATGTCATCCACAACGAATTCCGGAAGACCTACGAGGAAAAGCTCACGGACAACCTGCGGCTCATGGTCTCCAACCGGCGAAACGCCATCTCCATGTTCCTCAACGAAAGGGTGGTCCAACTGCAAATGCTGGCGGACATCCACTCCTTTGCCGAGATGTCCAACCAGGCGTATCTGAACAAGGTTTTCGACGCCATCCACGATACGTCCAGCTCCTTTTTCGACATCGGAGTCATCGGCCAGAACGGCAGCCATGAGGCGTACTGCGGCCCGTTCGACCTCATGGAGGTCAACTACCGCGACGAGCCGTGGTTCCATCAGGTCATGCTCAAGGGGCTGTATATCAGCGACGTGTTCATGGGATTCCGCAACTTCCCGCACTTCATCATCGCGGTGAAACGCCAGGAAGGAGGCAGGACCTGGATACTCCGCGCGACCATCGACTCCGAGGTGTTCACCTCGCTGGTGCGCAACGTTCGCACCGGCCAGATGGGCGACGCATACATCATCAACAACAAAAACGTGCTCCAAACGCCGTCACGATTCGGCGGCAGGGCCCTGACCAAGGTCGACCTGCCCATCGGCGATCCCGGCGAAAACGTGGAGATCCAATCCTGGCGCAGGGACGGCGTCCCGGTCATCGCCGGATTCACGCGCCTGCCCAACACCAGTTGGCGGCTGGTCATCATGGAAAATCCCGAAGAGGAACTCTCCCCCCTGCTGCGCACCCGTTCGCTCATCTACGCCCTGTTCGGAAGCTGCGCCCTGATGATCTTCGTCGGAGCCTACCTGACCGTTTCCTCGGTCGTTTCCCGGCTCAAGGCGTCGGACCGCGAACGCGCGGCCATGGACGCGGCGGTCATGCAGTCGAGCAAGATGGCCTCTCTGGGCAAGCTGGCCGCCGGAGTGGCCCACGAAGTCAACAACCCCCTGTCCATCATCCGCGAAAGCGCGGGCTGGATACGGGATATCATAAATGACGGAGAGTTGGGCGACGGCCCGGCCGTGGACGAGCTACAGGAGGCGATCTCGGATATCGACCGCCACGTGGAACGGGCGCGCACCGTGACCCACCGTATGCTCGGCTTCGCCCGGCGCATGGAGCCTCTCCAAGAGGATGTGGACCTGAACATGCTGGCCAACCAGACAGCCTCGTTCCTGGAAAACGAGACGCGGCACCGCAATATCCTGGTGGAGACCGACCTCGACCCGGAACTGCCGCTCATCACCACCGACGCCAACCAGTTGCAACAGGTTATCCTGAACCTGCTCGAAAATGCCATCGACGCCATCGACCAGGACGGCCAGATCACCGTTGTCACCCGGGTGGACGGGGACACCGTCGCCCTCGACATCGCCGACAGCGGGGCCGGAATCTCCAGGGAAAACATGAACAAGGTCTTCGATCCCTTCTTCACCACCAAGCCCACCGGCGAGGGTACCGGATTGGGGCTTTCCATCGTATACAGCACTCTGAGCAAGCTGGGCGGGACCATCAGGGTCAACAGCGACCCCGGACAGGGAACCACGTTCACCATCCGCCTGCCCTTCACCGGACCGCAATTCCCCGGCGGCAAGGAGGAACAATGA
- a CDS encoding TIGR03905 family TSCPD domain-containing protein, whose protein sequence is MKTNLSELSPLSPFDMTAPEAGDFEVFKPEKVCSKLIRYRVVDDRLTDLEFTGGCDGNLKAISALVEGMKVEDVVSKLKGITCGKKSTSCADQLCIALLGGAH, encoded by the coding sequence ATGAAAACCAATCTATCCGAACTCTCCCCGCTTTCCCCTTTCGACATGACCGCCCCCGAAGCCGGGGATTTCGAAGTCTTCAAGCCCGAGAAGGTCTGTTCCAAGCTGATCCGCTACAGGGTTGTGGATGACCGTTTGACCGACCTCGAATTCACCGGGGGTTGTGACGGCAACCTCAAGGCCATCTCCGCCCTGGTCGAGGGCATGAAGGTCGAGGACGTGGTGTCCAAGCTCAAGGGCATCACCTGCGGGAAGAAAAGCACTTCCTGTGCGGACCAACTCTGTATCGCGCTCCTTGGCGGCGCACACTAG
- a CDS encoding two-component system sensor histidine kinase NtrB — MDDFAYENLGICYWNGTLGPFNVGVVGTGPMLQVMLDIIYNEAFREFLPEMCLAAISNAPQSHPLPEDCETCPVYPTYREMLDAHPEINLVVEITGDNEIAARLRQELPPSISLIDHRELIFLCGLHDMAVVKGNYMTSLDHQRSLIQSIIDEIREDIFLLDKSGNIQDVNRTVWQRAGVPRKELLGQPCWMAARLRDGSTFCNQLDPVCPFHKTLLSGRKEEALVTRVNGSGLLQYYRLYAYPIFDMRGQMSHIMVMHRDITERTHREKFKQQQDKFAIIGEISTYLAHEIRNPLYAVGGFANALLRSPKLDTQEREKVQIIVEETKRLDKLLTNMLNFVRPSHGRGGTVDMVAVSRDAAELMDVGYGRQGYVISVEADDHLPSVEGDADSLKQCLVNIIKNSIEAMPGGGDVVISLTMDGGDVIAQIRDQGTGMSETELDRAFNPFYSTKDEGNGLGLPLIKKIIEESGGSVTLASRPGEGTTVTLRLQPAMDVEHPSEAESDPN; from the coding sequence ATGGACGACTTCGCATATGAAAATCTCGGTATCTGCTACTGGAACGGCACGCTGGGCCCCTTCAACGTGGGCGTGGTGGGAACGGGCCCCATGCTTCAGGTCATGCTGGACATCATCTACAACGAGGCATTCCGCGAATTCCTGCCCGAGATGTGTCTTGCCGCCATCAGCAACGCCCCCCAATCCCATCCGCTGCCCGAGGACTGCGAGACCTGTCCGGTTTATCCCACCTACCGGGAAATGCTCGACGCCCACCCCGAGATCAATCTGGTGGTGGAGATCACCGGCGACAACGAAATCGCCGCCCGGCTCAGGCAGGAGCTGCCGCCGTCCATCTCTCTGATCGACCACCGGGAGCTCATCTTCCTGTGCGGCCTGCACGACATGGCCGTGGTCAAGGGCAACTACATGACCAGCCTGGACCACCAGCGCTCCCTGATCCAGTCCATCATCGACGAAATCCGCGAGGATATCTTCCTCCTGGACAAGAGCGGCAACATCCAGGACGTGAACCGCACCGTCTGGCAGCGGGCCGGTGTGCCGCGCAAGGAGCTGCTCGGCCAGCCATGCTGGATGGCGGCGAGGCTGCGCGACGGCTCGACATTCTGCAACCAGCTCGACCCGGTCTGCCCCTTTCACAAGACCCTGCTCAGCGGCCGCAAGGAAGAGGCCCTGGTCACCAGGGTCAACGGCAGCGGACTGCTCCAATATTACAGGCTCTACGCCTACCCCATCTTCGACATGCGCGGCCAGATGTCCCACATCATGGTCATGCATCGGGATATCACCGAACGCACCCATCGCGAGAAGTTCAAGCAACAGCAGGACAAGTTCGCCATCATCGGCGAGATCTCCACCTATCTGGCCCATGAAATCCGCAATCCGCTCTATGCCGTGGGCGGTTTTGCCAACGCCCTTCTCCGATCGCCCAAGCTGGACACGCAGGAACGGGAAAAGGTCCAGATCATTGTCGAGGAGACCAAGCGACTCGACAAGCTCCTGACCAACATGCTCAATTTCGTGCGCCCGTCCCACGGACGGGGAGGCACCGTCGACATGGTCGCCGTCAGCCGCGATGCGGCCGAACTCATGGATGTGGGCTACGGCCGCCAGGGATACGTCATCAGCGTCGAGGCGGACGATCACCTGCCGTCCGTGGAAGGCGACGCCGATTCCCTTAAGCAGTGCCTCGTGAACATCATCAAGAACTCCATCGAGGCCATGCCCGGCGGCGGCGACGTGGTCATCTCCCTGACCATGGACGGCGGTGACGTGATCGCCCAGATCAGGGATCAGGGCACGGGTATGAGCGAAACCGAGCTGGACCGCGCCTTCAACCCCTTCTATTCCACCAAGGACGAAGGCAACGGCCTGGGCCTGCCCCTGATCAAGAAAATCATTGAGGAGTCCGGGGGCAGCGTGACCCTGGCCAGCCGCCCCGGAGAGGGAACGACCGTCACCCTGCGCCTACAGCCTGCCATGGACGTTGAGCACCCGTCCGAAGCCGAATCAGATCCGAACTAG